A DNA window from Bradyrhizobium barranii subsp. barranii contains the following coding sequences:
- a CDS encoding AraC family transcriptional regulator, whose amino-acid sequence MSEADAAELLKAMVPLFRIRPIFEDSCKFGGSWESLHAPNGKGWAQFHMVTRGACVVERPGLGPQRLEAGDILLLPHGDSHAVRSRTGGAVGRVTTEVRNGVRQRATVEAEVDTELLCGRFLFETSDENPLIAALPDEIILRTAEEPLLERFRRLLIDIREELAAGRVGSEVVAADLARALFVMMLRDHLSDDASGNGTVSLLRDRMTARVVSAILNDLARDWTLDDMAAVAIASRATLVRAFQKRAGVAPMTFLSDLRLTVARKRLAGTSDPIAKIAGEVGYASEGALSKAIMRRYGMRPGALREPGPRAPVVRPDTSSPDSRS is encoded by the coding sequence ATGTCGGAGGCGGACGCGGCGGAATTGTTGAAGGCGATGGTGCCGCTGTTCAGGATCCGTCCAATATTCGAGGATTCCTGCAAATTTGGCGGCAGCTGGGAGTCCCTACACGCGCCGAACGGCAAGGGATGGGCGCAATTCCACATGGTCACGCGCGGCGCTTGCGTGGTCGAGCGGCCGGGCCTGGGCCCGCAGAGGCTGGAAGCCGGCGACATCCTTCTGCTGCCGCACGGCGACAGTCACGCGGTTCGCAGCCGGACGGGCGGCGCTGTCGGGCGTGTTACGACCGAGGTCCGCAATGGCGTCCGCCAGCGCGCAACGGTCGAGGCCGAGGTCGATACCGAACTGCTGTGCGGCCGTTTCCTGTTCGAGACGTCGGATGAGAACCCGCTGATCGCCGCGCTTCCCGACGAGATCATCCTGCGCACGGCGGAGGAGCCGCTGCTGGAACGGTTTCGGCGCCTGCTGATCGACATCCGCGAAGAGCTCGCCGCTGGACGGGTTGGATCGGAGGTGGTTGCGGCCGACCTCGCGAGAGCGTTGTTCGTGATGATGCTCCGCGACCATCTTTCGGACGATGCCTCCGGGAATGGGACGGTGTCGCTGTTGCGCGACCGCATGACGGCCCGGGTGGTGTCGGCGATCCTCAACGATCTCGCCCGGGACTGGACGCTCGACGACATGGCGGCGGTGGCGATCGCCTCGCGCGCGACGCTGGTGCGCGCTTTTCAAAAGCGCGCGGGGGTCGCACCCATGACGTTCCTGTCCGATTTGCGATTGACGGTCGCGCGCAAGCGGCTGGCCGGCACCTCCGATCCGATCGCCAAGATCGCCGGCGAGGTCGGCTATGCGTCCGAAGGCGCGCTGAGCAAAGCCATCATGCGCAGATACGGCATGCGACCCGGCGCCTTGAGGGAGCCGGGTCCTCGCGCGCCGGTCGTCAGACCCGATACCAGCTCCCCAGATTCCAGGTCGTGA
- the soxC gene encoding sulfite dehydrogenase: MTSKTPVELLPRPANVSRRGFVGGLSAGIFGAVASEAAGAETLADVPDRGPGADLSAHSERSRFAKLDRIPEATPGKRNVDPGDAINSKTPHQKLVGNITPTDLHYERSHSGVPDIDPAQHRLLIHGMVSKPLVLNVEDLKQMPSVTRVVFIECTGNGWENWKKADPDVTVQNTHGLVSTNEWTGVPLKFLIDLVAKDKGSKWMLAEGGDGAGVDRSIPLTDEIVNEAFVAYGQNGEPLRPAHGFPMRLVMPGFEGNLNIKWLRRLKFGSEPWMTRWETARYTQLLANGKARQFQLRMETNSVITQPSGMMQIQPGYNRISGLAWSGHGKIAGVEISTDGARTWKPAQLSQPVLSKAQVRFQMDWAWDGKPTKIVSRSTDDHGNVQPDRQSFIAAMGTNALFHYNAQQTWSIDEAGRVRNVLA, from the coding sequence ATGACGTCCAAGACGCCAGTTGAGTTGTTGCCACGGCCTGCGAATGTGTCGCGCCGCGGCTTCGTGGGAGGCCTGTCGGCGGGCATTTTCGGCGCGGTGGCGTCCGAGGCCGCCGGCGCCGAGACGCTGGCCGACGTCCCCGATCGCGGGCCGGGCGCCGATCTCAGCGCGCACAGCGAACGCTCCCGGTTTGCAAAACTCGATCGCATCCCCGAGGCGACGCCGGGCAAGCGCAACGTCGACCCCGGCGACGCCATCAATTCCAAGACGCCGCACCAGAAGCTCGTCGGTAACATCACGCCGACCGACCTGCATTACGAGCGCAGCCATTCCGGCGTGCCTGATATCGATCCCGCGCAGCACCGGCTGCTCATCCACGGCATGGTCTCGAAGCCGCTGGTGCTCAACGTCGAGGATCTGAAGCAGATGCCGTCGGTGACGCGCGTCGTGTTCATCGAATGCACCGGCAACGGCTGGGAGAATTGGAAAAAGGCCGATCCCGACGTGACGGTGCAGAACACGCATGGCCTCGTCAGCACCAATGAATGGACCGGCGTTCCGCTCAAATTCCTGATCGACCTCGTCGCCAAGGACAAGGGCTCGAAGTGGATGCTGGCGGAGGGCGGCGACGGCGCGGGCGTCGATCGCAGCATTCCCCTCACCGACGAGATCGTGAACGAGGCTTTCGTCGCCTACGGCCAGAACGGCGAGCCGCTGCGGCCCGCGCACGGCTTTCCGATGCGGCTGGTGATGCCGGGCTTCGAAGGCAACCTCAACATCAAATGGCTGCGCCGCCTCAAGTTCGGCAGCGAGCCCTGGATGACGCGCTGGGAGACGGCGCGCTACACCCAGCTGCTGGCCAACGGCAAGGCGCGGCAGTTCCAGCTGCGAATGGAAACCAACTCCGTCATCACCCAGCCCTCCGGCATGATGCAGATCCAGCCGGGCTATAACCGCATCTCGGGTCTTGCCTGGAGCGGCCACGGCAAGATCGCCGGGGTCGAGATCTCGACCGATGGCGCCAGGACCTGGAAGCCCGCGCAATTGAGCCAGCCGGTGCTGTCCAAGGCGCAAGTGCGCTTCCAGATGGATTGGGCGTGGGACGGCAAGCCGACAAAAATCGTGAGCCGCTCGACCGACGACCACGGCAATGTTCAGCCGGACCGGCAGTCCTTCATCGCCGCGATGGGGACCAACGCGCTGTTTCACTACAACGCCCAGCAGACCTGGAGCATCGACGAGGCCGGGAGGGTCCGCAATGTCCTCGCATGA
- a CDS encoding c-type cytochrome produces the protein MSSHDKLLLAGILTAGLLAAPALAFDFGRPATPQEIKLWDIDVGPDGKGLPDGSGTAVQGKQIFADNCAACHGDNGQGGIKDRLAGGQGTLASNMPVKTVGSFWPYATTLFDYIHRAMPYPTPGSLSTDETYAVTAYILSLNGIVPADGKVDKESLPKIKMPNRDGFIPEPEFDPARLFRKK, from the coding sequence ATGTCCTCGCATGACAAGCTGCTTCTCGCCGGCATCCTCACCGCGGGCCTGCTCGCCGCCCCTGCGCTGGCGTTCGATTTCGGCCGTCCGGCAACGCCGCAGGAAATCAAGCTGTGGGACATCGACGTCGGCCCCGACGGAAAGGGCCTGCCCGACGGCAGCGGCACGGCGGTGCAGGGCAAGCAGATTTTTGCCGACAATTGCGCGGCCTGTCATGGCGACAACGGCCAGGGCGGCATCAAGGATCGTCTCGCCGGCGGACAGGGCACGCTCGCGTCCAATATGCCGGTCAAGACCGTCGGCAGCTTCTGGCCCTATGCGACGACCCTGTTCGACTACATCCATCGCGCGATGCCCTATCCGACGCCCGGCTCGCTCAGCACCGACGAGACCTATGCCGTCACCGCCTACATATTGAGCCTCAACGGCATCGTTCCCGCCGACGGCAAGGTCGACAAGGAGTCCTTGCCGAAAATCAAGATGCCCAATCGCGACGGCTTCATTCCGGAGCCGGAATTCGACCCGGCGCGATTATTCCGCAAGAAGTGA
- a CDS encoding TetR family transcriptional regulator, whose protein sequence is MARYDKGHRDTTRRHILDVASSQFRESGIAAVGLAGIMAEAGLTNGAFYTHFASKEDLVRAVLLDALERREQRHKDNLENGVALETVIRDYLSPKHRDRAATGCPTAALVSEIARHPKATREAFTGKMSEIFALMAAQMPEGTPAERRRRAIAAYATMVGALQLSRAVSDRQLSEEILENAVDAALALAKGR, encoded by the coding sequence TTGGCACGCTATGACAAGGGACACAGGGACACGACGCGGCGGCACATTCTCGATGTCGCATCCTCGCAGTTCCGCGAGAGCGGCATCGCCGCGGTGGGCCTCGCCGGCATCATGGCGGAAGCGGGCCTGACCAACGGCGCCTTCTACACGCACTTCGCCTCCAAGGAGGATCTGGTGCGCGCGGTACTGCTCGACGCGCTGGAGCGGCGCGAGCAGCGACACAAGGACAATCTCGAAAACGGCGTCGCGCTCGAGACCGTGATCCGCGACTATCTCTCGCCCAAGCATCGCGATCGGGCGGCGACCGGTTGCCCGACCGCGGCCCTCGTCTCCGAGATCGCGCGGCATCCGAAGGCAACGCGCGAGGCCTTCACCGGCAAGATGTCCGAGATCTTCGCGCTGATGGCAGCGCAAATGCCCGAGGGCACGCCGGCGGAACGGCGCCGCCGCGCCATCGCGGCCTACGCCACCATGGTCGGCGCGCTGCAATTGTCGCGCGCGGTGAGCGACAGGCAATTGTCGGAGGAGATTCTCGAAAACGCGGTGGATGCTGCGCTGGCGCTTGCGAAGGGGCGCTAG
- a CDS encoding MATE family efflux transporter has product MSVEDAAAPALSAAPFVAHTAAPLRQAAPPAPSAAEQRRAALLTAPILPTLLKLALPTVTVLVAQTAVNIAEAYYVGYLGTDALAGAALVFPIFMLMTMMSNGGFGSGVASSVARAVGAGRRADAEAALFHAVVLAIIAGGVFTLGVVLGGPHLYRALGGTDGALAAATTYSNYLFAGAIPVWIVNLQAAALRGAGNVKVPALVTLVGAIVTIPVSPALIFGFGPIPRLGIGGAGIAFGLYYGAAMLFLLRYMSTGATGLKLHIVPLRAKIFGDMLKVGIPTAFNAVLTNLTVILVTGAVGLFGTSALAGYGIASRLDYIMIPLLFGISTATLTMVGVNMGAGQTARARKIGWISGVVGMIMTGAIGLLVAIFPTAWLHLFSHDADVVSEGMTYLRIVAPAYAALGFGFVSSFAVQGTGRAMGPLASSFARILIAAGGGWIAVASFGAGMAGLATMVTASLAAYAAICVLIMLSPWTWRFE; this is encoded by the coding sequence ATGTCCGTCGAAGATGCCGCCGCGCCGGCCTTGTCCGCCGCGCCATTCGTGGCCCACACCGCGGCGCCGCTTCGCCAGGCGGCTCCGCCCGCACCAAGCGCGGCTGAGCAAAGACGCGCCGCGCTCCTGACCGCGCCGATCTTGCCCACGCTGCTCAAGCTCGCGCTACCGACCGTCACCGTCCTGGTGGCACAGACCGCGGTCAACATCGCGGAGGCCTATTATGTCGGCTATCTCGGCACCGATGCGCTCGCCGGCGCCGCGCTGGTGTTCCCGATCTTCATGCTGATGACCATGATGTCGAACGGCGGGTTCGGCTCCGGCGTTGCGTCCTCGGTGGCGCGCGCGGTCGGTGCCGGCCGCCGCGCTGACGCCGAGGCGGCGCTGTTTCATGCGGTGGTGCTCGCGATCATTGCCGGCGGCGTGTTCACGCTCGGCGTCGTCCTCGGTGGTCCGCATCTCTATCGCGCCCTCGGCGGCACCGACGGTGCGCTCGCCGCTGCCACCACCTATTCCAACTATCTGTTCGCCGGCGCCATCCCGGTGTGGATCGTCAACCTCCAGGCTGCCGCGCTGCGCGGCGCCGGCAACGTCAAAGTGCCGGCCCTGGTGACGCTGGTCGGCGCCATCGTGACCATTCCGGTCTCGCCGGCGCTGATCTTCGGGTTCGGGCCGATCCCGCGGCTCGGCATCGGCGGCGCCGGCATAGCCTTCGGCCTCTATTATGGCGCGGCGATGCTGTTCCTGCTGCGCTACATGTCGACGGGCGCGACTGGCTTGAAGCTGCACATCGTGCCGTTGCGCGCAAAAATCTTCGGCGACATGCTGAAGGTCGGCATCCCGACGGCGTTCAACGCGGTGCTGACCAACCTCACCGTCATTCTCGTCACCGGTGCGGTCGGGCTGTTCGGCACGTCCGCTCTCGCCGGCTACGGCATTGCCTCGCGGCTGGACTACATCATGATCCCGCTGCTGTTCGGGATCAGCACGGCGACGCTGACCATGGTCGGCGTCAACATGGGCGCGGGCCAGACCGCGCGGGCACGAAAGATCGGCTGGATCAGCGGTGTGGTCGGCATGATCATGACCGGCGCGATCGGCTTGCTGGTTGCGATCTTCCCGACGGCCTGGCTGCACCTCTTCAGCCATGACGCGGACGTTGTCAGCGAGGGCATGACCTATTTACGCATCGTCGCGCCCGCTTATGCCGCGCTCGGCTTCGGTTTTGTCAGTTCGTTCGCGGTGCAAGGCACCGGCCGAGCGATGGGGCCGCTCGCTTCGTCCTTCGCGCGCATCCTGATCGCGGCTGGCGGCGGCTGGATCGCGGTGGCGAGCTTTGGCGCGGGCATGGCGGGTCTCGCCACCATGGTCACGGCCTCGCTCGCCGCCTATGCCGCGATCTGCGTCCTGATCATGCTGTCACCGTGGACGTGGCGCTTCGAGTAA
- a CDS encoding peptide ABC transporter substrate-binding protein has protein sequence MNEDEIRKSIAEVKQGTLSRRSFIRTMAAAGIAAPVASQILLWNDVAMADATLQYKPTKAGGGGPLKILLWQAPTLLNPHFAIGTKDQVASRIFFEPLAGWDKDGNLIPCLAAEIPTKANGSLAADGMSVIWKLKQGVKWHDGKPFTADDVVFTWAYAADLATAAYSTGSYKDITVEKIDDHTVKVLFKAPTPFWADPFVGSVGQILPKHHFGDYAGAKSREAPGNLKPVGTGPYKFVEFKPGDLIRAERNPDYHVKNQPHFDTLEVKGGGDAVSAARTVLQTGEYDYAWNLLVEEEVLKRMEASGKGRVDITPSGNVEFIILNTTDPWTEVDGERSSVKTKHPTLSDPVVRQAFNLLIDREAIQKFIYGRGGIATASFVNQPQQFKSGKLTYAFDVDKANKILDEAGWKRGADGIREKDGKKLKYVFQTSINGPRQKTQAIIKQACQKAGIDIELKSVTASVFFSSDVGNPDTYSKLYCDMEMYNTTQPQPDPERFLNQCVSWEIANKENKWLGRNISRWSDPDADKAYKTAQQELDPVKRAALLIKVNEIFCEANILVPLLSRNIVGAGVNNLMADISGWDVTTWNLGSWYRV, from the coding sequence ATGAACGAAGACGAGATTCGCAAGTCCATCGCGGAGGTGAAGCAAGGCACGCTGTCGCGACGCTCGTTCATCCGGACCATGGCTGCGGCCGGGATCGCGGCGCCGGTCGCGAGCCAGATCCTGCTCTGGAACGACGTCGCGATGGCGGATGCCACGCTGCAATACAAGCCGACCAAGGCCGGCGGCGGCGGCCCGCTCAAGATCCTGCTGTGGCAGGCCCCCACCCTGCTCAATCCGCATTTCGCGATCGGCACCAAGGATCAGGTCGCCTCGCGCATCTTCTTCGAGCCGCTGGCCGGCTGGGACAAGGACGGCAACCTCATCCCCTGCCTCGCCGCCGAGATTCCGACCAAGGCGAACGGCAGCCTCGCGGCCGACGGCATGAGCGTCATCTGGAAGCTGAAACAGGGCGTGAAGTGGCATGACGGCAAGCCCTTCACCGCCGACGACGTCGTCTTCACCTGGGCCTACGCAGCGGACCTCGCGACCGCCGCCTACAGCACGGGATCCTACAAGGACATCACCGTCGAGAAGATCGACGACCACACCGTCAAGGTGCTGTTCAAGGCCCCGACCCCGTTCTGGGCCGACCCCTTCGTCGGCTCGGTCGGCCAGATCCTGCCGAAGCACCATTTCGGCGATTATGCCGGCGCGAAATCGCGCGAGGCGCCGGGCAATCTGAAGCCGGTCGGCACCGGCCCGTACAAGTTCGTCGAGTTCAAACCGGGCGACCTGATCCGGGCCGAGCGCAACCCCGACTATCACGTCAAGAACCAGCCGCATTTCGACACACTCGAGGTCAAGGGCGGCGGCGACGCGGTCTCCGCGGCGCGCACCGTGCTCCAGACCGGCGAATACGACTATGCCTGGAACCTGCTGGTGGAGGAGGAGGTCCTCAAGCGCATGGAGGCCAGCGGCAAAGGCAGGGTCGACATCACGCCGTCGGGCAACGTCGAGTTCATCATCCTCAACACGACGGATCCGTGGACCGAGGTCGACGGCGAGCGTTCCAGCGTCAAGACCAAGCACCCGACGCTGTCCGATCCGGTCGTCCGCCAGGCGTTCAACCTCCTGATCGATCGCGAGGCGATCCAGAAATTCATCTACGGCCGCGGCGGCATCGCCACGGCAAGCTTCGTCAACCAGCCCCAGCAGTTCAAGTCGGGCAAGCTGACCTACGCCTTCGACGTCGACAAGGCGAACAAGATCCTCGACGAGGCCGGCTGGAAGCGGGGCGCGGACGGCATCCGCGAGAAGGACGGCAAGAAGCTCAAATACGTGTTCCAGACCTCGATCAACGGCCCGCGCCAGAAGACGCAGGCCATCATCAAGCAGGCCTGCCAGAAGGCCGGTATCGACATCGAGCTGAAGTCGGTCACCGCATCGGTGTTCTTCTCGTCTGATGTCGGCAATCCCGACACCTACTCGAAACTCTATTGCGATATGGAGATGTACAACACGACGCAGCCGCAGCCCGATCCGGAGCGGTTCTTGAACCAGTGCGTCTCCTGGGAGATCGCCAACAAGGAGAACAAGTGGCTCGGCCGAAACATCTCGCGCTGGTCCGATCCCGACGCCGACAAGGCCTACAAGACCGCGCAGCAGGAGCTCGATCCGGTCAAGCGCGCCGCGCTCCTGATCAAGGTCAACGAGATCTTCTGCGAGGCCAATATTCTCGTGCCGCTGCTCTCCCGCAACATCGTCGGCGCCGGCGTCAATAACCTCATGGCTGACATCTCGGGCTGGGACGTCACGACCTGGAATCTGGGGAGCTGGTATCGGGTCTGA